TCGGGTGAAATATTCATTGATGGTGACAGTGTCACTAATCCCGATTCGGATATCCGACTCATTAGAGAAGAGGTCGGGATGGTCTTTCAGGACTTCAACCTTTTCCCTCACTTGTCAGTACTTGAAAATATTTCTATTTCTCCCCGGCAGGTAAAAAAAGAACCCAAAGAATCTGCACTTCAGAATGCCATGCGTTTGCTGAAGCAGGTGGGACTGGAAGAAAAGGCCGAGTCTTATCCCGGGGAGCTTTCGGGAGGACAAAAGCAGAGGGTTGCCATAGCCAGAGCCCTGGCCATGAATCCCAAGGTCATGCTTTTTGATGAACCCACATCGGCATTGGATCCAGAAATGGTCAAGGAAGTTCTGGATGTT
The genomic region above belongs to Oceanispirochaeta sp. and contains:
- a CDS encoding amino acid ABC transporter ATP-binding protein — encoded protein: MALNGTSLEIKSGEVVLIIGPSGSGKSTLLRSVNRLEVLTSGEIFIDGDSVTNPDSDIRLIREEVGMVFQDFNLFPHLSVLENISISPRQVKKEPKESALQNAMRLLKQVGLEEKAESYPGELSGGQKQRVAIARALAMNPKVMLFDEPTSALDPEMVKEVLDVMLDLAKNGMTMMVVSHEMGFARAAADRVIFMDEGQIVEEGTPSDLFDHPKEERTKQFLKHIL